The Streptomyces sp. HUAS MG91 sequence GGATGTCCGCGTTCTCGAACTACGCGGTCTCCTTCACGATCATCTCGGTGCTCTCCGGCTGCCTGACGATGTACCTGTTCGGCATGAACACCGGTGGCCCGGTGCTCATCACCTGGGGCTGGGTCGGGGTCGGCCTGATGACGCTCTTCGTCGGGCTCGCGATGGCCGAGATCTGCTCGGCGTATCCGACGTCGGCGGGCCTGTACTTCTGGGCGCACCGCCTCGCGCCGGAGAAGAGCGCGGCCGCGTGGGCCTGGTTCACCGGCTGGTTCAACGTGCTCGGGCAGGTCGCCGTGACCGCCGGCATCGACTTCGGCGCGGCGTCCTTCCTGGGCGCGTACCTGAACCTCCAGTTCGACTTCGAGGTGACGCCGGGCCGCACGATCCTGCTGTTCGCGGCGATCCTGATCCTGCACGGCCTGCTCAACACCTTCGGCGTCCGTATCGTCGCCTTCCTGAACTCCGTCAGCGTGTGGTGGCACGTGGTCGGCGTCGCGGTGATCGTGGGCGCCCTGGCCTTCGCGCCGGACCACCACCAGTCGGCCTCGTTCGTCTTCGGCGAGTTCGTCAACAACACGGGCTGGGGCAGTGGCGCGTACGTCGTGCTGATCGGGCTGCTCATGGCCCAGTACACCTTCACCGGCTACGACGCCTCCGCCCACATGACCGAGGAGACGCACGACGCATCGACGGCGGGCCCGAAGGGCATCGTCCAGTCGATCTGGACGTCCTGGATCGCCGGATTCGTCCTGCTTCTCGGCTTCACCTTCGCGATCCAGTCGTAC is a genomic window containing:
- a CDS encoding amino acid permease; this encodes MTREAGDEADVKPPPTPPPTQPGSDEERLAQLGYTQVLARRMSAFSNYAVSFTIISVLSGCLTMYLFGMNTGGPVLITWGWVGVGLMTLFVGLAMAEICSAYPTSAGLYFWAHRLAPEKSAAAWAWFTGWFNVLGQVAVTAGIDFGAASFLGAYLNLQFDFEVTPGRTILLFAAILILHGLLNTFGVRIVAFLNSVSVWWHVVGVAVIVGALAFAPDHHQSASFVFGEFVNNTGWGSGAYVVLIGLLMAQYTFTGYDASAHMTEETHDASTAGPKGIVQSIWTSWIAGFVLLLGFTFAIQSYSGALTSPTGAPPAQILLDALGATAGKLLLLVVIGAQLFCGMASVTANSRMIYAFSRDGALPFSRVWHTVSPRTRTPVAAVWLAAAGALVLGLPYLINVTAYTAVTSIAVIGLYIAYVIPTLLRLRKGDAFERGPWHLGRWSGAVGVIAVTWVAVITVLFMLPQVSPVTWETFNYAPIAVLVVLGFAGVWWLASARHWFLRRS